Proteins from a genomic interval of Polaribacter sp. Q13:
- the mscL gene encoding large conductance mechanosensitive channel protein MscL yields MKFKLLEEFKEFAVKGNMIDIAIGVIIGAAFNKVVSTLVKEVLMPPLAFMTDGTKWENKKIILREAVLIKDKISVDEIAIGYGKLFEAGIDFLIIAFTVFVIVKAMNSMKKKADDPKNKAVVTPKNIELMNKTNELLEKQNEYLMKVLSEKNNEI; encoded by the coding sequence ATGAAATTTAAATTATTAGAAGAATTTAAAGAGTTTGCCGTAAAAGGTAACATGATAGACATTGCTATTGGTGTTATTATTGGCGCGGCTTTTAATAAAGTAGTTAGCACATTGGTTAAAGAAGTTTTAATGCCTCCATTGGCTTTTATGACCGATGGCACAAAGTGGGAAAACAAGAAAATTATTCTAAGAGAAGCGGTACTTATTAAAGATAAAATTTCGGTTGATGAAATTGCTATTGGTTATGGTAAATTGTTTGAAGCTGGAATAGATTTTTTAATTATAGCTTTTACTGTTTTTGTAATTGTAAAAGCAATGAATTCTATGAAAAAGAAAGCAGACGATCCTAAAAATAAAGCTGTTGTAACTCCTAAAAACATTGAGTTGATGAACAAAACCAATGAGCTTTTAGAAAAACAAAATGAGTATTTAATGAAGGTTTTATCAGAAAAAAATAATGAAATATAG